A single region of the Fusarium fujikuroi IMI 58289 draft genome, chromosome FFUJ_chr05 genome encodes:
- a CDS encoding related to esterase/lipase — MSYTTTAIEEVTASFPSLKRLEIQPDEYPGLDPEWRKLWNTHGSSMIRADEVGIEEYRLSPAKYSFTYPTYKGPEVFHVEDRQIPVTKPEGLITVRIYTPEGPGPFPVHLNFHGGGWVLGGLQSEAAWCRHMCNKASIKVIDVDYRMGPEYKYPTGIYDCWDSVKWAINNATELNIKPKSVSFGGLSAGGHMTAVLGHFAREEGIDIKLQLMIVPATDMRYCSSKIKQLTAENCPYESVLQLKDVPWGPLGREQWFLRYFVSEDADELEEKLNSEWILTPVIAPNFENLPRAHIVTAEFDLERDEGEYYGQMLKGGGNEVTTKRYAGCPHAFAHYNHPERGLAKAFEFIEDTAELLRSVHEISS; from the exons ATGTCTTATACTACGACAGCAATTGAAGAGGTAACAGCCTCGTTTCCCAGCCTCAAGCGTTTGGAAATACAGCCAGATGAATACCCAGGTCTTGACCCAGAATGGCGGAAACTATGGAACACGCATGGAAGTTCTATGATTCGAGCTGATGAAGTCGGAATTGAGGAGTATCGCCTGAGTCCAGCAAAGTACAGCTTCACATACCCAACGTACAAAGGCCCTGAAGTCTTTCATGTTGAGGATAGACAAATCCCAGTGACGAAACCAGAAGGCTTGATCACTGTGAGGATCTATACTCCGGAGGGGCCTGGACCGTTTCCTGTGCATCTGAACTTTCACGGCGGAGGTTGGGTATTGGGAGGACTTCAATCTGAGGCGGCATGGTGTCGACATATGTGCAACAAGGCATCCATCAAAGTCATTGATGTTGATTATCGCATGGGCCCGGAGTACAAGTATCCAACAGGCATATATGACTGCTGGGATTCTGTGAAATGG GCCATAAATAACGCGACTGAGCTTAACATCAAACCGAAGAGTGTCTCATTCGGTGGTCTTTCTGCAGGTGGTCACATGACTGCTGTTCTGGGCCACTTTGCTCGCGAAGAGGGCATCGACATCAAGTTACAGCTCATGATTGTCCCAGCTACAGATATGCGCTACTGCAGCTCTAAGATAAAACAACTCACTGCAGAGAACTGTCCATATGAGAGTGTACTGCAACTGAAGGACGTTCCATGGGGACCTCTCGGGCGAGAACAATGGTTCTTGAGATATTTCGTCAGCGAGGATGCTG acgagcttgaggaaAAGCTGAACAGTGAGTGGATCCTCACACCAGTAATTGCTCCAAACTTCGAAAACCTTCCGCGGGCGCATATCGTCACTGCGGAGTTTGACCTGGaaagagatgaaggagagtATTATGGGCAAATGCTGAAGGGTGGTGGGAACGAGGTCACCACGAAGCGCTATGCCGGTTGTCCTCATGCTTTTGCGCACTACAACCATCCAGAAAGGGGATTGGCTAAGGCTTTTGAGTTCATTGAAGATACGGCCGAGCTATTGAGAAGTGTCCATGAGATAAGTTCATAG
- a CDS encoding probable D-amino-acid oxidase produces MASDSIVIVGAGIIGLDVALVLSQQGYGKNITVIAEYLPGDTSPSYTSPWAGCNFSAISGTDANAIKWDRHGYAHLKKLAAEDSEKSFVKRTPSIEFWDDNVPHDKIKAMADYLDDFRAISAQELPEGVKFGCAFTTLTVNAPAHCLYLYNRLREEFGVRFIRRKLGSIHEAYNNPATKLVFNCTGNAPKTLAGVQDAKCYPTRGQVLLVRASHVSTNVMRHGKDYETYVIPRPGSNGNVILGGYMQKGNDDSATYSSESESILQRTTELSKELQQKEPEVLAAFAGMRPSREGGARIERDEIPINGERRIIVHNYGAGGTGFQAGYGMALDAAKSIEDVLSTLPTRSLL; encoded by the exons ATGGCGTCTGATAGCATTGTCATCGTCGG GGCGGGAATCATAGGTCTCGATGTCGCTCTCGTTCTCTCCCAACAAGGGTATGGGAAGAACATCACAGTCATAGCCGAATACCTCCCCGGCGACACTTCACCATCATACACATCTCCTTG GGCTGGCTGCAACTTTTCCGCCATTTCTGGCACTGATGCCAACGCGATAAAATGGGATCGCCACGGCTATGCGCACTTGAAAAAGCTAGCTGCAGAAGACTCTGAAAAGTCTTTCGTCAAGAGGACGCCGTCAATTGAGTTTTGGGATGACAATGTGCCGCATGACAAGATAAAGGCTATGGCCGATTATCTCGATGAC TTCCGAGCAATATCTGCACAAGAGCTTCCCGAAGGCGTCAAGTTCGGATGTGCATTCACAACTTTGACTGTCAACGCGCCAGCTCACTGCCTGTATCTGTACAACAGACTAAGAGAAGAGTTTGGCGTGCGGTTCATCCGACGAAAGCTCGGAAGCATCCATGAGGCGTATAATAACCCTGCTACGAAACTTGTCTTCAACTGCACCGGCAACGCACCAAAGACGCTAGCAGGCGTGCAAGACGCGAAGTGTTATCCCACTCGTGGTCAAGTTCTGCTTGTGAGGGCATCTCATGTCAGTACCAACGTCATGCGTCACGGCAAGGATTACGAGACATATGTCATTCCGAGACCTGGGTCAAATGGAAATGTCATTTTGGGAGGATACATGCAAAAGGGCAATGA TGACAGCGCTACGTATTCATCCGAGAGCGAGTCTATCCTCCAAAGGACAACAGAACTAAGCAAAGAGCTGCAGCAGAAGGAACCTGAAGTTTTGGCTGCATTCGCGGGTATGCGACCGTCTCGCGAAGGTGGCGCAAGAATCGAACGTGATGAGATCCCCATCAATGGAGAAAGACGCATAATTGTGCATAATTATGGTGCTGGTGGTACAGGCTTTCAAGCTGGTTACGGTATGGCATTGGATGCCGCCAAGAGCATCGAGGATGTTCTGAGCACCCTTCCTACCAGGTCATTATTGTAA
- a CDS encoding DAL81-transcriptional activator-like protein has product MRKYMSKRQRPCDFCRSRKTACRIESSPPCRLCQQYGRECTFVEAARPRKRQQTAETSPGYHDASNEHGSSNEVIEEPITPFNPEDISPAESSTFPDINMDFLQDLDMDGPEYQFMFQTPDNDPPPTTAESTDDQYGKIHPLLDGHENLHPETLGLSGDMDPYLLQRYQSDEHGTFKFKQLAIRSVNNSTPVQFLISQPSLFTQSRRENGHTGASISSQRMELEKAISQTMGRRLISLYKRFIAPHYPIFSTESPPDPPTSEPCLLAAIYSIALPFAMYDDQLCIDMAYDSPDAEDLARLINTSVAFDMHSPSISTVQTLFLLIVRPSANPLVSDASYRWTTMGTLVSAATNIGLHLDPSLWNIPSAQIAVRRRLSFFIFAMDKWLAAALGRPPHINRKNWLIDELSTQDEHASGLDALQWAAAMVFSGLTSSLASTLDHLYLTQRPEDMKATVLELSKTLEHRKTNEAMPADSSNDRSMPGMAIKLGYYYTQLLILRAAVHAQSSHPLTTTNSDQWSPRESLKTVLEQYSDFLKTLKSDETAEHWPPWCQSAFSSLCFAMLFMLVSATTYEEALSSMKLLQATRKQMRLKANAFVVIRLGLLRMDAIFWRGVDQVLRLEPHVKLALDASKQAT; this is encoded by the exons ATGCGTAAATACATGAGCAAACGGCAAAGACCATGCGACTTCTGCCGTTCTCGCAAAACAGCATGCCGGATCGAATCCTCACCTCCATGTCGGTTATGCCAGCAATACGGGAGAGAATGCACCTTTGTAGAGGCTGCGAGGCCTCGGAAAAGGCAGCAGACAGCCGAGACGAGCCCTGGATATCATGATGCAAGCAACGAACATGGTTCCTCTAACGAAGTTATCGAGGAGCCTATCACGCCGTTCAACCCTGAAGATATCTCACCAGCAGAATCAAGCACATTTCCCGACATCAACATGGACttccttcaagatcttgatatGGACGGTCCTGAATATCAGTTCATGTTTCAAACACCAGATAATGACCCTCCACCAACCACGGCTGAGTCGACAGATGACCAATATGGAAAGATACATCCCCTTCTGGATGGCCATGAAAATCTTCACCCCGAAACCCTCGGCTTGAGTGGAGATATGGATCCTTATCTCCTCCAGCGATATCAGTCAGATGAACATGGCACGTTCAAGTTCAAGCAGCTTGCGATACGATCAGTGAACAACAGCACGCCAGTTCAGTTTCTCATTTCGCAGCCATCCTTGTTTACTCAAAGTAGGAGAGAGAATGGACATACTGGCGcgtcgatatcatcacaACGAATGGAGCTTGAAAAAGCCATTTCGCAAACTATGGGCAGGAGGTTGATTAGTCTTTACAAAAGATTCATCGCACCGCATTACCCAATATTCTCAACAGAGTCTCCTCCAGATCCCCCCACGAGTGAACCTTGTTTGTTGGCAGCTATATACTCAATCGCTCTCCCCTTCGCCATGTACGACGACCAACTCTGCATTGACATGGCCTATGACTCACCCGATGCTGAAGACCTAGCACGTCTGATCAACACTTCAGTCGCTTTCGATATGCATTCACCAAGTATTTCAACCGTTCAAACTCTATTCCTGCTCATCGTTCGACCATCTGCAAACCCACTTGTGTCAGATGCATCGTATCGATGGACAACAATGGGAACGCTAGTTTCAGCAGCTACAAACATTGGGCTGCACCTTGATCCCTCCCTTTGGAATATTCCATCGGCTCAAATAGCTGTGAGACGAAGACTGTCATTTTTTATCTTCGCGATGGACAAGTGGCTAGCAGCTGCTTTGGGGAGGCCACCGCATATCAACCGCAAGAATTGGCTTATAGACGAGCTGTCGACTCAAGATGAGCATGCTTCTGGCCTCGATGCGCTGCAATGGGCTGCTGCAATGGTCTTTTCAGGCCTAACATCCTCCTTAGCCTCTACTCTCGATCATCTGTA TCTTACTCAGCGGCCAGAAGACATGAAAGCAACCGTTCTTGAGCTCTCCAAGACTTTGGAACACAGAAAGACCAACGAAGCAATGCCAGCAGACTCAAGCAATGACAGGTCGATGCCTGGAATGGCTATTAAGCTCGGCTACTATTACACACAACTACTGATACTGCGCGCTGCCGTGCACGCCCAAAGTTCTCACCCTTTAACAACCACCAATTCGGACCAATGGTCTCCACGCGAGAGCCTGAAGACAGTTCTCGAACAATATTCTGACTTTCTCAAAACTCTCAAAAGCGACGAAACAGCAGAGCACTGGCCGCCTTGGTGCCAAAGTGCATTCTCGTCTCTCTGCTTCGCAATGTTGTTCATGCTTGTCTCAGCCACTACCTACGAAGAAGCGCTTTCATCGAtgaagcttcttcaagcGACGCGGAAGCAGATGCGTCTCAAAGCCAATGCCTTTGTTGTTATCCGATTGGGCCTACTGAGGATGGATGCCATCTTTTGGCGAGGGGTCGACCAAGTCCTCAGATTGGAACCGCACGTGAAGCTTGCGCTGGACGCGTCAAAGCAGGCAACATAA
- a CDS encoding probable PTR2-Di-and tripeptide permease, with protein sequence MTTEVNMGKKIESNAGDAKSIAGREEQWQGLRRVPDKLPKIALLILAVELGERFTYFGLSGPIQNYINNPYDPNSDLPGALGKGQAVATALGNFFKFWAYASTVIGAIVADQYLGKFRAICCACVIYVIGLVILVSTSTPTALLHNAGLGGLIAAMITIGLGTGGIKANVTPMCAEQYQHSHPVLKTLKSGEEVIVDPELTVQRLFMWFYWVVNIGALSPLITVNVEAHHSFWLAYLVPLIAILISAAVFISGRNKYIRVPPVGSAILDACRTTSIAIKEKGFNNARPSALRATGHNEKYPLASQERYTDEYVGDVQRGLKSCKMFLFFPFYFICWNQMWNNLISQAGTMALHGTPNDLLQNLDPIALCFFIPFLDLIVYPLLRKHRIDFDPVTRIFMGFMFASVSMAYACVLQHYIYKSPPNSIHVWIQAPSYILVALSEAFVIITGLELAFTQAPKNLRSVISALFWLTIAVAAAICIALGAVSQDPYLVWMYGAVGISGFIAGCAFYACFYKGRKQHLSRDEIVIEGSLGN encoded by the exons ATGACGACTGAAGTTAACATGGGGAAGAAGATTGAGAGCAATGCTGGCGATGCTAAGAGCATTGCGGGACGGGAGGAGCAGTGGCAAGGTTTGAGGAGGGTTCCTGATAAGTTGCCCAAGATCGCGTTGTTGATTCTAGCTGTCGAG CTCGGTGAGCGATTTACCTACTTTGGTCTCTCTGGACCTATCCAGAATTACATCAA CAACCCATACGACCCCAATTCGGATCTGCCAGGTGCCCTTGGAAAGGGTCAAGCTGTCGCAACAGCCCtcggcaacttcttcaagttcTGGGCCTACGCTTCAACAGTTATCGGTGCCATAGTCGCTG ACCAGTATCTCGGTAAATTCCGAGCCATCTGCTGCGCATGCGTCATCTATGTTATCGGCCTCGTCATTCTCGTTTCGACTTCAACACCTACAGCCCTCCTTCACAATGCCGGTCTTGGAGGTCTCATCGCTGCTATGATCACCATTGGCCTGGGTACTGGAGGAATTAAGGCCAACGTTACGCCTATGTGTGCTGAGCAGTATCAGCATTCGCATCCCGttctcaagacactcaaGTCAGGCGAGGAAGTCATCGTCGATCCAGAGCTCACTGTGCAAAGACTCTTCATGTG GTTTTACTGGGTTGTCAACATTGGAGCTCTTTCACCACTCATCACAGTCAACGTAGAAGCTCACCATTCTTTCTGGCTGGCGTACTTGGTCCCATTGAT TGCCATTCTTATTTCCGCCGCTGTCTTCATCTCAGGCCGAAACAAGTATATCCGCGTCCCCCCAGTTGGCTCAGCTATTCTCGATGCGTGCCGCACAACTAGCATCGCTATCAAGGAAAAGGGGTTCAATAATGCACGACCGTCAGCCCTTAGAGCAACAGGCCACAACGAAAAGTACCCATTGGCCAGTCAAGAGAGATACACTGATGAGTATGTCGGAGATGTGCAGCGGGGACTCAAGAGCTGCAAG ATGTTCCTGTTCTTCCCGTTCTACTTTATATGCTGGAACCAGATGTGGAACAACCTCATCTCTCAAGCTGGTACCATGGCTCTTCACGGAACACCCAATGATCTGCTCCAGAATCTGGACCCTATCgctctttgcttcttcattCCTTTCCTCGACT TGATTGTATACCCCCTCCTGCGAAAGCATAGAATCGACTTTGACCCGGTGACCCGCATCTTCATGGGTTTCATGTTCGCCTCGGTCTCAATGGCATACGCATGCGTTCTTCAACATTACATCTACAAATCACCACCAAACAGCATCCACGTTTGGATCCAGGCTCCGTCATATATCCTGGTGGCGTTGTCTGAAGCCTTTGTTATCATCACAGGTCTCGAGTTAGCCTTTACTCAAGCCCCCAAGAA CCTCCGATCTGTCATCTCAGCTCTGTTCTGGCTGACCATCGCTGTTGCTGCCGCGATCTGCATTGCACTCGGCGCAGTTTCCCAGGACCCATATCTCGTGTGGATGTATGGAGCTGTAGGAATTTCTGGAT